The genomic window GCTGCTTTTTTTGTGATACGGAATTTGATTCTTTTGAGGAAATGACCATTGCGCAAATCGTCGATGAGGTCGTGCGTCACCCGGCAAAGTGGGTGTGTTTGACCGGAGGCGAACCGCTGGGACAAAATATCACGCCACTGTGTCAGAAACTCGTCAGCGCGGGTTTTCGGTTGCACATCGAGACAAATGGAACGATTGGCCCAGATCCTGTTTTGTGCGATCTCATTGAGCACTGGACCGTATCGCCCAAACGGCAAAAAATTGCCGATGGCCTGACGCATATCACCGAACTCAAATACGTGGTGGGCAAAGCGTTTTGCGAAAATATGGTCGATGAAAACCGCGCAAAATATATTTATTTACAGCCCGAATCGAGCAAACCCCAATACATTCACAAGGCATTGGAAATTTTGTCGCGACACCCCAACTGGCGCTTGTCGTGTCGCATTCACAAAATGTTGCAATTGCCTTAAGGAGACTGATACATGATTAAACTGGGTATGATCGGATGCGGTGGCATGGGGGGTGCCCACATGCGGCGGTTTCACACACTGAGTGATCGGGTCACATTGGCCGCTGCCGTCGATGTTGTTCCAGAACGCGCAGAAGCAGTCGCGCAGCAATTTCCGGGAGCCTGTGTGGCGACAGATTATCGCGAGATTTTAGATTCGGTAGATGCCGTACTGCTCGCCCTACCCCACCATTTGCACTTTTCCGTAGGACAGGCGTGCCTCAATGCTGGCGTTCATGTCCTGCTCGAAAAACCCATGGCCAATTACGAAGTTGCCTGCAAAGAACTGATTGAGGCATCTGAAACCTCGGGCAAAGTGCTGATGATTGCGTATTGCATGCGCTTTCATCCAATTGTACAACGTTTGAAAGCATTGCTGGATGAAGGCGCGTACGGCGATGTATTTCAAGTGTCGATCTGGACCGAACAACTCACCCGGTATC from Gemmatimonadota bacterium includes these protein-coding regions:
- a CDS encoding 7-carboxy-7-deazaguanine synthase QueE — translated: MPVWRGDGEILQVNEIFYSIEGEGLRVGQPTTFVRLARCNLRCFFCDTEFDSFEEMTIAQIVDEVVRHPAKWVCLTGGEPLGQNITPLCQKLVSAGFRLHIETNGTIGPDPVLCDLIEHWTVSPKRQKIADGLTHITELKYVVGKAFCENMVDENRAKYIYLQPESSKPQYIHKALEILSRHPNWRLSCRIHKMLQLP